Proteins from one uncultured Cohaesibacter sp. genomic window:
- a CDS encoding helix-turn-helix domain-containing protein — protein MEHSTYQKLVVAAADLLRQKGYAATGISDILKTAGVTRGSLYHHFPGGKRDLAIAAARYSAELLLKMIETACRTAYAEGGDYHDAMIEFGKKIYASFEKNGNWRFMTVSATLQEGGERNEIFSKEARKHYASIRMKAIEEGGKFGLSAEASYLPLRKAMLMLEGSWLLARVLGDAMPMRSAVKFIEEEKLFHELRQQAQLQIAHDDTLLER, from the coding sequence ATGGAACATTCCACATATCAGAAACTCGTTGTCGCAGCCGCCGATTTACTGCGCCAAAAAGGCTACGCAGCTACCGGTATTTCTGACATCCTGAAAACTGCGGGGGTGACGCGCGGGTCGCTCTATCATCACTTCCCCGGAGGCAAAAGGGATCTTGCCATTGCTGCTGCTCGTTACTCTGCAGAGCTGCTCCTTAAAATGATCGAAACCGCATGTCGCACGGCGTATGCCGAAGGAGGCGACTATCACGATGCGATGATCGAGTTTGGGAAAAAGATTTACGCCTCTTTCGAGAAAAATGGCAATTGGCGTTTCATGACAGTGTCTGCAACCTTGCAGGAAGGGGGAGAGCGTAACGAAATTTTCAGCAAGGAAGCACGCAAGCATTATGCAAGCATCAGAATGAAAGCCATTGAAGAAGGAGGGAAATTCGGGCTCTCCGCCGAGGCATCCTATCTGCCATTGCGCAAGGCGATGTTGATGCTGGAAGGAAGCTGGCTGCTGGCCCGTGTCTTGGGCGACGCAATGCCGATGCGATCAGCGGTGAAATTCATCGAAGAGGAAAAACTGTTTCATGAACTGCGTCAGCAGGCGCAGCTGCAAATTGCCCATGATGACACCCTCTTAGAGAGATGA
- the purU gene encoding formyltetrahydrofolate deformylase, with the protein MSMILKMTCPDQPGVVADLSARLLSFGCNILESNQFFQPAADSNREDGLGSFFMRVVLATPEGLDLATLQDSIDEFATKFEANISFQSADKQVSTILMVSKFDHCLQDILYRVQKGTLPLDIKAVVSNHADARNTVERLGIPFYLWPVTKDNKKEQEAKMDELIERTDAELVVLARYMQILSDDLSSKHFGKIINIHHSFLPAFKGAKPYHRAWERGVKLIGATAHYVTPDLDEGPIIEQDTERVNHAYNPDELVSRGRDIEARVLSRALRLHAEGRVFIDGHRTVVFSK; encoded by the coding sequence ATGAGCATGATTTTGAAAATGACATGCCCCGATCAGCCCGGTGTTGTGGCTGACCTGAGCGCGCGTCTCCTCTCCTTCGGATGCAACATTCTGGAGAGCAACCAGTTCTTCCAGCCCGCAGCGGATTCCAATCGGGAAGACGGTCTTGGTTCTTTCTTCATGCGCGTTGTTCTGGCGACCCCGGAAGGTTTGGATCTTGCCACTTTGCAAGACTCGATTGACGAGTTCGCGACCAAATTTGAAGCTAATATCTCGTTCCAATCTGCCGACAAGCAGGTTTCGACCATTCTCATGGTCTCCAAATTCGATCATTGCCTTCAGGATATTCTCTATCGTGTACAGAAGGGCACCTTGCCGCTGGATATCAAGGCCGTGGTGTCCAACCACGCCGATGCCCGCAACACGGTGGAACGCCTTGGCATTCCCTTCTATCTCTGGCCTGTGACCAAGGATAATAAGAAAGAACAGGAAGCCAAGATGGACGAGCTGATCGAGCGAACCGACGCAGAGCTTGTCGTTCTTGCCCGCTATATGCAGATTCTGTCCGATGACTTGTCCAGCAAGCATTTCGGCAAGATCATCAACATCCACCACTCCTTCCTGCCTGCCTTCAAGGGGGCCAAGCCTTACCACCGCGCATGGGAACGCGGCGTGAAGCTGATTGGTGCCACGGCCCACTATGTAACGCCGGATCTGGATGAAGGCCCGATCATCGAACAGGATACCGAACGGGTGAACCACGCCTATAACCCGGACGAACTGGTTAGCCGTGGGCGCGATATCGAGGCACGTGTGCTCTCGCGCGCACTGCGCCTGCATGCAGAAGGCCGTGTCTTTATCGATGGACATCGCACAGTGGTCTTCAGCAAATAG